In the genome of Neodiprion fabricii isolate iyNeoFabr1 chromosome 4, iyNeoFabr1.1, whole genome shotgun sequence, the window TAGTGTTATATTAGGAGGAGGGAAATACGAAGTCGGCGGCCGTTGCGGTGGGCACGGCAGCTGCTTCGGGAACGGTTTCGTCACCCTGTTTCGGAATGTTTTCCTTAACATCTCGGATAGGTTGTGCAGTTGGATTTGACGAAACAGTGTAAGAAGTAGTAGCGTTTACGAAGTCCGCGAAGATCGAAGGAGATACGACGGGCACGTCCCGAGGTACTTCCTGATTCGCTCGATCGGGCTGACTATTATACTCCCATCTCTGAAACGAGACACGACCATCTCTTCCCATTCAACCCTTACCAATATTTAGCACCTTCGATCGTTTCAACAACTCAACACCCAGAATAATATTCGGTTGACATAAAAATACGGAAATCCAGTTGCTCTGATACCCGTTCAACGTTAGGCGGGTGTGAATCCAAACATAGGTATGTGTAAGTATGTTACGTTACTGGTATGTAACGGGCGTTATTAAAGGTAGGTATGTGTAGTAGCGGTACAAGTTTCGAATTCACAGGTCAGAGTCAACAAGAGGAAATGGTAACGTATGTACGTGGGGAAGATTTGCTGGTCATTTGCATCAAGGAGGTATCGTTCCGGTCCGTAAGCCAGCAAAGTTTTCAATATTGCTTGAAGGTGGGCTAATCGGTCAATACGCGAGACACTTAACGGTAACCTTAACGGTTAATTCCGCCCGCCTTGCGGGCCGCAACCATCGTTGCACGAAGACAATCGTCGCCCGAACGAATTCGCTGCTAATTTCTAAATTACCTTGGTAGCGCGAAGAGTGACATTGAGGAGTGTGGGATGTTGCTCGATTACCATGAACTCAACCTCTCGAGGCAGGTAACCGTCGGCGTAGACCTGAAGCAATTACGGagaatgattatatatatacctcgAAACGTTGATGGTGTTACATAATAGTATAGcaggaaaaaattgtactaTTTTAATCGTGTATAATAACAGATAAGTGGCAAATGAGCATGCCTCGAGTTTGTAGATTCCCGGAAGAAGAACTCTCCAGAATTCCCCGTATTTAGTTGTGACAAAACCGACATCCCGCGATTTCACTTTGAGAGAGGCTCGTTCCACGGGATTGCCATTCTCGTCGATAACGAAACCTTGAACACCGCGATGGACTTCGGCTAGAAACTTGATGAGCGCCTACATACGTGgggaaaagtaaaagaaaaaaaaaaccaagagaAATGcacacatgtataatatgtcataaaaaagagaaagggaaataCTAAAACGGCCAACAGCCGACGGATGGACGGACAGAGACGCTTACTTCGCGATTCTCGGCCCAGTAACGGGGGAGATCCTCGGCCGGTGGATACTTGCAGCATGACAACTCGAGGGTGATCTCCATGCACCCGTTCCATACGTAGTTGAAGTCCTGCATACCGCCGGTTAGCGGATACCACTCGGCACCGTTCGTAATGCCGTTTTTAAATCCCGGCTGGTTCGGCGAACAGGCAGCGCCACGATGCATCGTACCGTGACTTCGGGAATACGTCAGGGATAAGTGACGGAAGACGTCGTCGTCCGGGGATATGCTAGGCGTCGAACTGTAGCTCTGGAACACTGCAATGGgcttgttgaaaaaattgaaatcacagTTGCCAATGTCTGGACATTgcagtatatatgtataagcgGCCCACTGACCTTCTCGAGAGccatttataatataatcaatcGGGAAGCTAAATActgttataaatataaaacgtaTACAGTACCCACATCTATATAATGGATACATTCGCGAACGGATATCTAAGATGAGGATCTTGATATGCGATTCGGAGTAATGAAAATACCTATACGTATTTAAGGATTTGATTATTACGATATTTACAATTAGCATACCTGCGCATAACGGGGCCGAACGACAAATTCCTGGTTGCGTGAAACCCACACgcaaacaataaatattctaGCCAAATATAAGGTGGAGAtggaaaagtattttttaGGTCAAATTTAGTGTATTATAGAAATACACACGCAAAGTTGGTGCGGTTGCAGTTGACTCgctgaataaaatatatatgtataggatATATACGAATACTACGGAGAAATTTCTAATTCCTTGGAAATGTTTAATTGCGAAATCATTTCCCACAGTTCGCAACTGCGTTGTCGAGGTGTCAAAACAATCATCAAGATTATCATAAAAATCTGTATGACCCGTTACGGTCCTCGCACTGACCGGATGCATTTACTGGGACATTTTGTGTAAAATGGAATCATGCACACGCAACGGATAACGTTCTCATTCAGTCCACCCGCATATAGTGAATACGTAATACTGatgaaaaagataaaaataataacaataacataCACATAGCGCGACGCAGTGATAATCTGTTCATTGTCAAACTAAACTtaatattcatacatacacTTTCTAACTCGGATAATAATAGTCACAGTAGTGTAACCACtgtttgtaaaaatgaaaaaaaaagacatgcGTAACGCGTAACATAATGTAATTATTCCGAAAGAATGAATGTTGTTTAAAATGTATAATCTTACTCGAGTTTGGGGTGTTGTCAAAGGGATAACTGGCGACCAAAGCACCGCCATGAAGACTTCCAGAAAGTACGAACTGTATCTTTGAGACCCAATCCTTAACGGCTTCAGTTTCTGGCTGACTCCACTTATTGTTCTGTTTAAAGTAATCTGGGAAGTTTCGGTTCAGATCAAACCCACGAGCGTTGTATCTGGTTAAGAGatgaaaagaacaaaataaaatgagaatgATCGCAAGCTTGTGCAGGCACGGCAGTTTCTTCCCCGCACCATCGAAAAGGGAATGTACGGAGAATTTTACGATCACTCACCTTCCTTGACCACCTTCGCACGTTCCTTCCTTCGACACCTCGAAACCGTCAGGGTTCATGGAGGGCAATATGTGAATTCGCGTCTTGTCCAAAAGCCAGGTGATGTAGGGATCGGTTCCGTATTTGGTTACCAGGAGCTAAACCGGTCgcaaaggatgaaaataaatttagagAAATTATTATAGGCGTTAttaaattgttgttgttgttcgcTGAATTTGACATCTTTATGCAAAGCCCTTGACCGAAATGTTCTCTGTCGTAAATCCTTGCCTTTGTGGTTCATGCTCGATGATATGTCAAATGATCGAAGCGTCAATGCGGGCATACGGTATTATAATTTCTCATATAACTGACTGtagtaaattttattcggCTATTATACACCCACGCACGTGACATTTATTATagcaaaataaagaaacgaagTCACttaattttctcactttcgaATATTGACGATATATCAACTCAATTTATGTAAATATGAAAGGTCAAATTCTGAATCAATCTTTCTATAAAATTTCTAACAGGCGTATTAAAATTAGAATGACTGAACGTACGTGGACAAGATGCAGCATGAGTTCTCGACCAATGGCCTCATTTCCGTGAATATTGGCGACGTATTTGACATCCGGGTTACCAATTACGTGCTCGTACGGAGAAGACGAAACTACGATCACCCAAAGATCTCTGCCTGAAAGATTACACACAAAACGATTCTAAGTAAACGAATAAACGTCCAGGAGTAGTACGTTAAACATGAAGAGAGACCGCATAGAAATACCTTTCACTGATTTCCCTATGGAATAGAGAGCGGTCAGATTTTGATACCGTAGAGAAGTGGCCCTCAGAAATCGGCTCATCTGCTCGTAGTTGTGATACTTGAATTCGACGTTGTACGGTTCGTCGAAAACTGAGTATCGAGAATTGTAGTGCCGGGCAAATTCCTCTTGCGTATCAGCAGCCGAATCCTCCGCAAAAACTCCGTGCCATCCCCACGTTGTGCAAAAAACCAGCAACACCGTAACCCAAAGACGTTCCATACTGAAAaggtataaaagaaaattatcggAATAAATAGTGCACTGTGTACTCTTAACGTTTCTCAAGCCAATACACCTTTGATCGTTGGTCATGAACTCTGTAAAGATCATTTAtaaagtaatgaaaatgagATTGGCGTTAGTAACGTTGCTTTAACTATGCATGTtcggaaaaaatgtttatttcgatttttagGATTTTCGATAATTCAGTTAGTAAATATAATAAGGAAAGAAAACCTGTTCGCATTTTTAAAAGTCGACTCACTGAAActcgttttaaaaattttacaacagcagttctgtttttttttttttttcataatgttTCGTTACTTTAACGTTTTCAAGTTAATTTCACGGTAATTGCAACAgattcacgtgaaaaaaaaatattgcgagATAAAAATCAGTTGTGCATTGTCCAATTATCGTTATGTATCTACACTCTCGTGTCTTGTGACCATGTGTGTAAACACGTTTGTACAGAGAAGTTGTGAACTTCGAAACGCCGCTTagggaaataaatatttcaacgtaTCGGAGCTTACGGAAAACTAATTTGTACTTAACGACCGAGTCGAATTGCTTACACGACGTTCGATATACGTGAGAGCAGGTGGGTATAATATGATGTTAATGTTCACCCATATAGTTCAATGAGTTACGATGTTATACGGTGTTCGAGAATGTATCACCACCGACAGACTCACGCCTACTgcatgaattaatttttctatcaattcCAGCAAATTTGCTTCAGTGTTAAAAGTATAAACAAACAAGAGACCTTAATTTGAGTTACACAAGCGATGCGCGATTACACGCTATTTTGTGGATAATCATAACACTAGCAGGCAACACTTTCTCTAAATGTAATTATACGttatattacatttattatacatgtaattcATTTATAACGTACGGAAAACACGCGAGTCGATTTTTGCGACATATGGTGAGAATTAAGGGGTAACACCGGTGTAGGATTTTggaaaaaacgatttttttcttgcttgaacaatattttaagATCATAAAAACAATAACTCAGTTGGTAccagagtgaaaaattttttttccaaagaaaCCGAAAGAAAAGAATCCGCCATTTTCCatcaaaatgataataaaaaaaaattttctttcatattcGAATATGTGTTAAATAAAACCATTGAAAAGAAATCCTACGTCTTTTTCATACTCCCAAAATAAATCATCAAAGTTTGGCCTCTTAATTTTTCAGCTGTTACAATGGTGTTATCTCttaacgaggttgaagttagttaCGTTACTGCTGCGACGgatgtttcgaaaaaattgttacctCGCAATTTTAGGAACTCCAAAGATTTAGTAAATCATAAATAACCGAACATAATCACGATTTGAAAAGTCAATTCTTTGAGAGTCGTCCTAAGATTACGCAATAATGCATTTTTCTCTCATGTAGGGTAATTAACAATAGGtaagtacatatatatttctgCGAAACGATATCCAGTTGATTCTTGCATGCTTATAAAAACATAAATACGTCACATCGTATATCTACAGTTCATAATTCACTCAGATAAAACGCAAgttttttcgaacaaaaaaaaaagaaacttcaaGAACGTTTCGAAAACGATAAATACTCTTTATGTACAAGTTTAAATATCGAACCGCGATGAAGAGATGACGAAGTGACCGTAtgagattatttatttacataaatagGCGCACGGTAAAAATCGCTGGAtacttgtaataaaaaaaaagaaaaataaaaataaaaaaagaaacacccACGACGTCGGCGAGTTTTTCACGGGTTTTGATCGACGCTCACGGCTCATTAACGTTGGTATACGGTATACTAAAATAGTTCGCGGTAAGGAGCGTTTGACGCGCGCGTTTATTATTTAAAGTGTTCCCCATTTTGAGTGACAAAATCGATTAGAGTTACATCCCTGCACGGGTAAAGAATGGAAATCTCTTCACCCCGCGAAAATAtcatatacctatacctatatcatgtacgtatataacaGGATGAGAAAGAAGCTGGTGACACACCATTATAAACACATCAACGGCTGGGGAATCCGATCAGGTTTTGACAAAAACccgaaacgaaagaaaaagaagaagaaaaggagtTTTCGATAAACAATGATAACAATTcgatttaaaaagaaaaaattccgcGAGATCCGTACGAGCATACATTTCACGTTACTGCAGAAATGTCAAGTTAAAAGCTttatattttcgaataaacaagGACCTCGTTTGTTACGgtcgtatattattattgttgttattattattattgtttttattatcgtCATCTGGCAGCTTTGCCAGACTACGGGTAAAAACAGCCTTTTAACTCTCCCGTAGCTTAAACTTGATTTTCTTAACGGAGACACGTCGAGCCCATAAAACGATTGAACGCATATGCATGGCATCAACGATACGTGTATACCCTTGGAATTGATATTCAACGAACGGATGACACCGCACTTAAAACGGGGTACCGGTTGCTTGTACACAAATGTAGGTGTGTACctgtatgaaaatataagaTACCGGGGATCGGATTAAGAGGTACAGGTGAAAACTCGGTCGCAAGATGACACATTCAAAATTCGGCATACAGAAATCGACGTGAATTAACCGGTGCAGAACTGGTTCTGTCAAGTACATCGGTCTACCGATAAAAGTACATAAATGAAACCGATTCACTGGAATTTCTATATGAAGAATCTTGGATCTTGATcgatattaaaaatcatacaaaaaGAGTGATATTGTTGTAGTTAaatttgttagttttttttttgtttttttttttatttcaattatgactatttttatttttaattttttgttcttgttcGGTTTACCTGAAACTAGGCGAGACTCTTCACACGAGTATAACGACAGCGTTGAGAACCACGGCGAGAGTAACGGAGCTCGTCTCTCAAAGGGACGCCCTCCTTTCGTTCTTGTTGCGAACCTCCTCACAGCAACAacagtatgtatgtatacgtagagaattagaagaagaagaaataaaaaaaaaaataatatatatatatgtatatatatatatatatatatcgaagATTGTCCAAACGTGTATCTACGCGTAAAACTGCAACAATAACAATCAAGCAAAGGACTATTGAACATACACGTAACGTGCGCCGGTATATATTAACGAGAAATGATATGTACGCGCGTGTAAATTATATGAGAAAACTTATCGTGTTATCGTAACGCGTTAATTAACGCTAGTGTAATAACGAAGCAGCGATTTCACCAAAGTGTgtgaaggagagaaaaataaataatcaaaaccaacaacaacaacaacaacaacaacaaaaactaTCAAATAAAGACGACGTCGGTCGCGTCGACTTTCCTCCCTTTCAACCGTCACGCTACCAAATTAGATGCGGCGGAGCGGGACTCTCGCGACAGAGTGCCGACTATGCTAGTTTCTTTCGTTGTTGAGGAAAAGCTCTCCCGCAGGCCGCTGTTGCGACGACGCGAAACAACTCCCACCAATCGTAGGTGAATCAAGAAGCCGCGACGTCGGTAGAGAGGGGGGGGTGTGTGTAtagggaagggggggggggggggtggggtgAGATTTGAGGCCGCCGGGAGAGAGAAGAAAGGTCCCACCCTTTTTCGAAAAGGTGGGGGGGAGGGCTGGAAACCCCGAAAGTGTGTCATCCGTCACTCGCGTCATTCGCATCACACGGAGGAACAGAGCGGCGCGGCGTTCGACGCGAGGTCAGGGTTGATCACCTTTCCTATTcgtccttgaatttttctttctttacagtTTTCACTCGTTGAGTGATTTCCGCGACTGGCTAATTCCTTCCGTGATTTTTCAAGTCCAATTGGCGATCTTCCAGTCcagtgagagaaaaagaaaaagagagagagagagagagagagagatttgaAATGGGAAGAAATTTTGTCGGACTATTTCTTATCACCTTGAAGTTttataccatatatatatatatatatatatatatatatatatatatatatatatataatatatataaatggtATATATCCGTTATAATGGCACGATTTACaataacgagaaagaaaaccATTGTTTCGTAACTCTataattgtctgaaatttagtaaactgtAATACAACAAGATATATTCGTATTTTCGAATCGTATAGTTTTTTGAGTCGTtacggaaatttgaaaaagaaaagtaagttTTTCCCCAATATTTCGTTAACACAACGTTactaatttgaaaattgttatttcttcTCACCCCGGACGTTTATATACtagtggcaaaaaaaaaaaaaaaaaaaaaaaaacggcaaggagtatgtatgtacatacatgcatatctGAAAATCGTGTCAAGTTTAACATAATTTCTCTAATTCGTATCACAGCGTGTGAATGTATAtggttttttctctctaacgAATACCGTTCTTCCATATAACTTACGCGTTGACTCGATCGTGTATTCTTGATTATTGACGGCTTACTCAACTCGATGCAACTGATGTTTCTTGTAATTTACATCGACGTTAGAggcggtaattttttttctcacgattTAAATCACCTACGTATTTTCTACTCGGATCAATCCTGTTTCGTCAATGATCGCTTCGTGCCGAGGTGCGACATGCAGTTTGAATGACTCACGAATGCGCGGGACGCTCGCAAGTTTGTGGTAAACACGTCGGACTAATGGGAACATTAGCGAGTTTCGAGTCGGTTCGCTTGCGTTTGCCCTACTTTTTAAAAGTTGCAcggtaatatatttatttctgttcatcttattttatttttttttcatttcattacttttcttactttccttctttttctacCGTTGCTGCAACTGCACACGCGTACGCGCGCGCAAAACTACTCGtgaattcataattattatacccGAAGGGTCGTGCAGTGTGCGCGAGAGATTTTCAttcccatttttattttttttttttctacttcccCTCATTACGGCATTGCGGAAAAATCTTTACACCGAACGTAACTCATTGCGGCCTACCCGAGCTAAAAATAGGTTCTCTGCCGCTCGATTCTTTCGGAAAATTCTACACTCGGTGGATAATTTTCACGTACTACGTTACACGCAAATAGATATGGTGGACACGGTTTAAGCCCGTTAGCGGAACCCGGCGGACGGTCCCGAACCAAAGACTCGGGAAAAGCTTCAGGAAAGTAGGACGACTGTCTATTTACTAATTACGCTCGTCTGTACTTTCCGTTCCAAATGCTCTCATCTTCTCCGTGTAGGAGTGGAGGTAGAGAGACTTGCTACTGGATATTTCATCGGAATTTCACATAGATTAAATTGACATTAACTGACGAAATCTAGTACAGATTCAAAGTGTGTAAAACAGGccaaaaaacaatttcatttagCAAAAATCATCGATTACTCCGGTAACActcaagtttttcgaaaactaATGACGATTTCTTTGTCAAATTGCAGCGATGACCAatatttctcgtttctttgtatcaaaattcatatatatgtatatttcctaattttttaacGAGTATATGacacaatatttgaaataacgaATGCACCTTCGTTCGGTATCGCCTAAATTAACACTGTATTTCTCGAGCACATTGAAATGCTGCAACAAGAGCATTCAATTGCACAGCCTCAGTGCATCCAGTCGCGACTCTTCGCTCTATATCAGCCATTTTCACCACCAAATTGATGAGTATACCATCGGGAAACTCGACTGAAAAGTAATAAACATGCTTGTAGCAATTATAAACACGTTCACGATGCGCTAAATTAGCACGTAAATATTCGAATACGACAACTTGAGAAGTTATCGAGATTTGCCTTTTCAACTCACTTTTATTTACAAAGGAATGAAGCTCTGTTAAAATATCTTGCAACGCTAATCCTTTCTTGATTTTCAAGTCCTGGATTTCTGTGAAATTTGTTAAGGTACCGGCCAGTTACTATAACTATCAAAAGCATCAACGATTATCAACTTCTGCCACTTTTCGTTTACATCGCGACAGCAAAAGGATACTGCAATAGGCGAGTACGTAGTTTTCATTCAGTAGCCAATTGGCGATGCTCGTTATGTCCTTGGGAAGAGGATGTCCCACGCAAGAGTAAACCGTTTCCTCAGTTACCGATCCATAGGCAAGCCATGTACTTTGGAGTACGTTCAAGACTTTCCTCATGTCTCCTCCGCTTAACGTCATCAACGCCTTTTTTCCGTCTTCTTCCACTGTTAGGCTTTCGGTAACacgatatttgaatttgtaaaaatgtgGTAAACTATGATTTCTACGACTCGAGGATACATGGCAAtgtagaagaataaaaaaaagaattccatACAGAAAAATATGTCTTACTTTTCCTTATCAATCACGTAGTCAAGACGAGGCATTATTTGTTCGGGTGCCAGAGGACCAAATCTAAATTTAGTGCACCGCGATTGCACTGCTGGAATAATCTTGCTTAGATAGTTACAGATCACGCAAAATCGCACATTCTCTGTATACTTTTCAATGACTGTAAGAGTACGGAATTATGTTTAGTCTATCGATGAAATTAGCATCAGGTGAAAGAGTTATTTTAACTCATCTTACTTCTGCGAAGAGCATTTTGAGCGTCGTTTGTCATGGCATCCGCCTCAtcaagaataattaatttaaatccgtgtttgaaaattgttcgtgTGCTGGCAAAGTTCAGAATTTGTCCTCTAACTATACCGATTCCTCTGTCGTCAGAAGCGTTCAGTTCCAATACCtgataataatgtaaaaatatatagccaaatgattttcaagaaatcaGATACGGTCTGTCAAATGGTGTCAATTGAAAATcgcttggaaaatttttttgctcttaTACCGACCATCGAAGTAAATTGAGCCGGAGTATAGAGCTGTTTAGCTGATGCTAGTATGGTACTAGTTTTCCctgttcctggtggtccataAAACAAAAGATGAGGTAACTGGTCCTCTTTGATAAATTTGTTGACTGAAACAAAGTCAAGTATCCAATAATCCAATCCAACAATAAatctataaaatattcataaaatgACTGTGATAATAACAGTACGCGTTATGAATATCTTAAAAATTTCCACCTACTTGTTTTTATTATCTCCTCATGCGATATAAGTTCTTCTAATTTTGTTGGCCGATACTTTTCGACCCTGTCAAAAGCATTAAATCACCTTAATCgcatgtataaattttcacgctttataagtttgaaaaagttaGGCTGGCTTAAGAATTACCATGGAAGATTAGCAACTGCTGGTGTTTCCTGCGTCATAACGACCGCTGattaatttacaaatacaaGGTTCTTCTTTCtgttgttttgtttattcCAACTTTCAACCGTGCTTTCAAACCTCAAAAACTTGTCGATGGATGCATCTGCTACCGATTCGCCGCCAGAATTATAGCCATAATAACGAAGTGAACTAAGATTCGAACTGTAATTTCTATTCGACGAGCCCTACGATTGCATCCAGTAGATTTCGGAGTTGGTCCACGACTGGCGtcaagaaaattgaatcgttATTTACCAACGTCCACAGAACCAGCCGGTCAATACGTATTTTGCAATACCGGCATTTACACGATCGCATCTGAATTTAACAAATCCTATTTGATTTGTATCGATGTATATCTATGTAAGCTTACGTACGTAACTGACAATTTCTATACGcaaaaatcagaaataattGAAGTAAATGCAAACCGACAATCACTGAATAATACTTTATATTTCCTCGGAAATCgctaatcaaattttatattccttcGAAAGCACTAGAGCACAATTTACTGTGCTCTAATATAATATTGTTTCACCGCACATACCTGACGAGGTGGTTCTTTATGCTGCAGCGTTACCTGATCCTGCCAAAAACAGTCTTGGAAAAATCAGATCTCGAATGTGACAATCTTCTCTtgtttcgttgaatttttcttcgaattgTAGAGATTATCTAAAACACTGACAAATATCACAACTGTCTCatttacagaaaaatattcgcgCATGAGTTGAACAGTCGTGCTACCGTATGAAATTTCACCTTCATAATGTAATTGCAGAAGAATTTTC includes:
- the LOC124180593 gene encoding carboxypeptidase M, whose protein sequence is MLLLQHFNVLEKYSVNLGDTERSMERLWVTVLLVFCTTWGWHGVFAEDSAADTQEEFARHYNSRYSVFDEPYNVEFKYHNYEQMSRFLRATSLRYQNLTALYSIGKSVKGRDLWVIVVSSSPYEHVIGNPDVKYVANIHGNEAIGRELMLHLVHLLVTKYGTDPYITWLLDKTRIHILPSMNPDGFEVSKEGTCEGGQGRYNARGFDLNRNFPDYFKQNNKWSQPETEAVKDWVSKIQFVLSGSLHGGALVASYPFDNTPNSRICRSAPLCAVFQSYSSTPSISPDDDVFRHLSLTYSRSHGTMHRGAACSPNQPGFKNGITNGAEWYPLTGGMQDFNYVWNGCMEITLELSCCKYPPAEDLPRYWAENREALIKFLAEVHRGVQGFVIDENGNPVERASLKVKSRDVGFVTTKYGEFWRVLLPGIYKLEVYADGYLPREVEFMVIEQHPTLLNVTLRATKRQDHIGGNQGTVGVYAGRPSETHREQRPSPYYTQGYYRPNSGANTAAGDNGNGIFSSISSGFNSIVTNLFG
- the LOC124180600 gene encoding replication factor C subunit 5 is translated as MTQETPAVANLPWVEKYRPTKLEELISHEEIIKTINKFIKEDQLPHLLFYGPPGTGKTSTILASAKQLYTPAQFTSMVLELNASDDRGIGIVRGQILNFASTRTIFKHGFKLIILDEADAMTNDAQNALRRIIEKYTENVRFCVICNYLSKIIPAVQSRCTKFRFGPLAPEQIMPRLDYVIDKENLTVEEDGKKALMTLSGGDMRKVLNVLQSTWLAYGSVTEETVYSCVGHPLPKDITSIANWLLNENYVLAYCKIQDLKIKKGLALQDILTELHSFVNKIEFPDGILINLVVKMADIERRVATGCTEAVQLNALVAAFQCAREIQC